A region of the Arenibacter antarcticus genome:
AAAGTTCTTCCATCAATCTACCTGGAATGTAATTGGGTTAGAAATGGAAGGAGTCCATTACCAAAAGGCTATACAATCGGCCTCCAAGATAAGAAACAGTATTCGGGAAGATGTAAAAGTGAGGTATGCCTATTACGCTTCGGACAACCCACTGGAAACAGGAAGCACTTTGGCATCCGGTGGTTTGGGGACCACAGGGGTAAAACCCACTTACCTGATTACCGACAAGATTTTAACACAAATATTTAATTCCTAAGTTGATATGGCCAATAAGTCACAAACCCCCAACAATTCGCCCTCGGAGGAGATTGATTTAGGGCAGCTGTTCCAAATACTAGGGAACGGATTTAAAAAATTCTTTCGTTTTATAGGAGATATTTTTAAAGGTATATTTCATGTCATTATCTTATTCCTGCTTTTTTTACAAAGGCATTTTCTAAAGTTTGTGATTACGGGGATTATTGGTTTGGCCTTAGGTATCTATTTAGACATGACCAAGGAACCTAGGTATCTTTCTACAATGGTTGTGGAGCCCAATTTTAATAGTGTTCAGCAATTGTACAATAATATTAATTTCTACCATGAATTGGCAGAAGCCCAAGATTCACTTGCATTGTCAGAAGCATTGGATATATCCGTTAAGGAGGCTTCCTTTATAAAGGAATTTCAAGTTGAATCCTATTCAGACGAAAACCAAAAGGTGCAGTTATTCGACAAATTTGTACGTAGCTTGGATTCTACAACAAAAAAGGCCATAGATATGCAGAACTTTCTGAAGAATTTTAATTCTTTGGATGCTCGGTTCCACACCATATCCGTTATAGCCTCCAACAGTTCTATAGCAAAAAAATTACAGCCTTCCATTATCGGCTCTATATCCAGAAATGAATATTTTCAGTTGCAGCAGAATATTAGCGACCAAAATATAAATTTACAGGACAGCCTTTACAAGAAGCAATTAATGGAAGTAGACTCCCTACAACAGCTCTACAAAAGGGTAATGGTAAAAGAGGCCGAGAAACCTATGCAGGGGACAAACATTAACCTTGGTCAGGGCGAAGGAAAAGAAAATAAGGAACTGGCCTTGATCACCCAAGTAGAGCGACTAAAAGAGAATTTGGTTTTATTGAACGAGGAGCGCGCCAACAAATCTAGTATCCTAAACGTTATCTCTGCCTTTCCACGGAGCGGGGTAGAAGTAAAAGGAGTTTTAAACAGCAACAAATTTTGGATTCCACTTGGGTTTGTTGGGATTACTTTAGTTGTTTTAAGCCTATTGGAATTAAACAGCTATTTAAAGAAATATAAAAAAAAATAATTATGAACATATTAGTTACCGGTGGGGCTGGATTTATAGGTTCCCATTTGGTTAGAAGGTTAGTGAATTCGTATCCAAATTATCATATTTACAATTTGGACGCCTTGACATATGCCGGAAATCTAGAGAATTTAACAGATGTGGAATCGGCTTCAAATTATACCTTTATCAAAGGAGATATTACGGATGCCGATGTAATAGAATCCCTTTTTTTGAAGTATAAGTTTGACGGTGTTATCCATTTGGCGGCGGAATCTCATGTAGATCGATCTATTACCGATCCTTTGGCTTTTGTAAAAACCAATGTAATGGGAACCGTAAATTTGTTGAACTCCTTCAAATCTATTTGGAGTGATAATTTTGCTGGAAAGCGGTTTTATCACGTAAGTACTGATGAAGTATATGGTTCTTTGGGGAAGACTGGGTTGTTTACAGAAACTACTTCCTACGACCCAAACTCTCCTTATTCTGCCTCCAAGGCCAGTTCCGATCATTTTGTTAGGGCTTATGGCGAAACCTATGGTTTGCCTTATGTAATCAGTAATTGTTCTAACAATTACGGCCCCCATCATTTTCCGGAGAAGTTAATTCCCTTATTTATAAATAATATTATCCAAAATCAGCCCCTACCGGTGTATGGAGACGGGAATTACACTAGAGATTGGCTTTATGTAGAAGATCATGCCAGGGCAATAGACCTAGTATATCATAAGGGACAAAACACCGAAACCTATAACATTGGCGGTTTTAATGAATGGAAAAACATCGATTTGGTAAAATTGCTGTGCCAACAAATGGATGATAAACTGGGAAGGCCATCCGGGGATAGCGAAAAACTGATCACCTACGTAAAGGACAGACCGGGGCACGACCTGCGTTATGCCATTGATGCCTCCAAAATAAACCAGGAACTGGGTTGGGAACCCTCCGTTACCTTTGAAGAAGGTTTGGCAAAAACAATCGACTGGTATTTGGCCAATGAGGCGTGGTTAGCACGTGTTACCTCTGGAGCATATCAAACCTATTATAAGAAACAATACCAGTAAAAATACAACATGAAAGGAATCATTCTCGCAGGAGGCTCAGGAACCCGATTACATCCACTTACCTTAAGTGTAAGCAAACAATTGATGCCTATATATGATAAACCAATGATCTATTATCCGTTATCTACTTTGATGTATGCGGGTATTAGAGAGATATTGATAATTTCCACACCTAAAGACCTACCGTTGTTTAAGGAACTCTTAGGAGATGGCAAAAAATACGGATGTTCCTTTCAATATGCGGTTCAAGCAGAACCAAATGGACTGGCAGAAGCATTTATTATTGGAGAAGAATTTATTGGAAAAGATAAAGTAGCGCTGATATTGGGGGATAATATTTTTTATGGCTCCGGATTGGCAAAATTATTACAGGCCAATAACGATCCGGAAGGTGGAATTATTTATGCCTACCGTGTGCATGACCCAGAGCGTTATGGAGTAGTGGAATTTAATACGGAAGGAAAGGCAATAAGTATTGAAGAAAAACCCGAAACTCCTAAGTCCAATTACGCCGTCCCAGGTATCTACTTTTACGATAATGAAGTAGTGGAGATCGCTAAAAATATAGCCCCAAGCCATAGGGGAGAATTGGAAATTACCGATGTCAACAAGGTATATTTAGAACGCAATAAATTAAGCGTAAGCATTTTAGACCGAGGAACGGCTTGGTTAGATACAGGCACCTTTGCATCTCTAATGCAGGCCTCCCAGTTTGTAGAGGTCATAGAAGAGCGTCAGGGACTTAAAATAGGAGCCATAGAGGCCGCAGCATATGAAATGGGGTACATCAACAAGCTACAGTTTAAAGCGCTAGCAGAACCCCTTATGAAAAGTGGATACGGGAAAAATTTATTGGGAATATTGAACAACAATTAATGAAAGTTACAGAGACTAAACTTAAAGGCTGTTTTGTTATAGAACCAGCTGTATTTAGGGATGATAGGGGATATTTTTTTGAAAGTTTTAACGCCAAAAATCTCAATGACGCTCTAGGAAAAGAAGTGAATTTTGTTCAGGATAATCAATCTTACTCCAACAGGGGAGTCGTAAGAGCAATACACTATCAGACTGGGAAGTATGCCCAAGCCAAATTGGTACGTGTCCTTAAAGGAACGGTATTGGATGTTGCCGTTGACCTAAGACAGGATTCACTAACCTTCGGACAGCATATTGCTATAGAATTGTCTGCTGAAAATAATAAACAGGTCTTTATACCAAGAGGATTTGGACATGGATTTTCTGTTTTAAGTGAGACCGCTGAATTCTTTTATAAATGTGATAATTTTTATAACAAGGCTTCCGAAGGAGGTGTTATCTACAATGATCCAGGCTTGGATATAGATTGGCAAATACCACTTGATGAAATTAAAATATCCGATAAGGATTTAGAACTCCCTAGTTTAGAAAATGCAAGATTGCTATGGGAGATTTAAAAACCAAAAGGTTAAAGATAATTATAACTGGAGCAAATGGACAGTTGGGAAGGTGTTTCCAAGATATTGCAGAACACTACCAGGACTATGACTTCCATTTTAAAACTTCTAAGGACCTTAATATCACTAGAAAAGACCAGATAGATAGCCTATTTGCACGCGAAAAATTTGATTATTGTATTAATTGCGCAGCTTATACTGCTGTGGACCAAGCAGAAACAGATCAAGAAAATGCTTTTTTGGTGAATGCCGAAGCGGTAAAGTTTTTGGCGGAAGCCTGCAAGGTTCAAAATACTATCTTAATACAAATCTCTACCGATTTTGTATTCGACGGTTCTAAAACAACCCCTTATACCGAAGAAAGTATTCCTAACCCCATAAATGTATATGGGGCATCCAAATTAAAAG
Encoded here:
- the rfbB gene encoding dTDP-glucose 4,6-dehydratase, whose protein sequence is MNILVTGGAGFIGSHLVRRLVNSYPNYHIYNLDALTYAGNLENLTDVESASNYTFIKGDITDADVIESLFLKYKFDGVIHLAAESHVDRSITDPLAFVKTNVMGTVNLLNSFKSIWSDNFAGKRFYHVSTDEVYGSLGKTGLFTETTSYDPNSPYSASKASSDHFVRAYGETYGLPYVISNCSNNYGPHHFPEKLIPLFINNIIQNQPLPVYGDGNYTRDWLYVEDHARAIDLVYHKGQNTETYNIGGFNEWKNIDLVKLLCQQMDDKLGRPSGDSEKLITYVKDRPGHDLRYAIDASKINQELGWEPSVTFEEGLAKTIDWYLANEAWLARVTSGAYQTYYKKQYQ
- the rfbA gene encoding glucose-1-phosphate thymidylyltransferase RfbA, with protein sequence MKGIILAGGSGTRLHPLTLSVSKQLMPIYDKPMIYYPLSTLMYAGIREILIISTPKDLPLFKELLGDGKKYGCSFQYAVQAEPNGLAEAFIIGEEFIGKDKVALILGDNIFYGSGLAKLLQANNDPEGGIIYAYRVHDPERYGVVEFNTEGKAISIEEKPETPKSNYAVPGIYFYDNEVVEIAKNIAPSHRGELEITDVNKVYLERNKLSVSILDRGTAWLDTGTFASLMQASQFVEVIEERQGLKIGAIEAAAYEMGYINKLQFKALAEPLMKSGYGKNLLGILNNN
- the rfbC gene encoding dTDP-4-dehydrorhamnose 3,5-epimerase — translated: MKVTETKLKGCFVIEPAVFRDDRGYFFESFNAKNLNDALGKEVNFVQDNQSYSNRGVVRAIHYQTGKYAQAKLVRVLKGTVLDVAVDLRQDSLTFGQHIAIELSAENNKQVFIPRGFGHGFSVLSETAEFFYKCDNFYNKASEGGVIYNDPGLDIDWQIPLDEIKISDKDLELPSLENARLLWEI